A window from Vigna radiata var. radiata cultivar VC1973A unplaced genomic scaffold, Vradiata_ver6 scaffold_180, whole genome shotgun sequence encodes these proteins:
- the LOC106778924 gene encoding uncharacterized protein LOC106778924 gives MHCIKGLSKDDIQNWWFAHLKLPVISVNNAHLDLLRNDYAGLLQTQLTIVVTAKNGNARAHATFTDINFNISYQGQDITVLVADPFEVPKNSSEDLGYVVQSSSIPLRLDQMEQVDNAWKKNEIEFCTYFLSKNEIEFCTYFLPFL, from the exons ATGCATTGtataaaag GGTTGTCCAAAGATGACATCCAGAATTGGTGGTTTGCTCACCTGAAGTTACCTGTGATAAGTGTCAACAATGCTCACCTTGACCTTCTTAGAAATGACTATGCTGGTTTGCTCCAAACCCAACTCACTATTGTTGTCACTGCAAAGAATGGGAATGCCAGGGCTCATGCAACCTTCACCGACATCAACTTCAACATCAGCTACCAAGGGCAGGACATAACTGTTCTTGTTGCAGACCCTTTTGAGGTGCCAAAGAACAGCTCAGAGGACCTCGGCTACGTTGTTCAGTCATCATCCATACCCTTGAGACTTGATCAGATGGAGCAAGTGGATAATGCATGgaaaaagaatgagattgagtTTTGCACATATTTTCTCTCAAAGAATGAGATTGAGTTTTGCACATATTTTCTCCCCTTTCTGTAG